Genomic DNA from Pelosinus sp. IPA-1:
TATCGATAACGTCAGCATTGCTAGTCTTGCCAGTAGGATCTAAATCAGCTTTCATGCTATTGAATTGTTCATCAGATATTTCTATGTAACTGCCGCAATTCGGACAAGATATTGAATAGCGGGTATTATACGGAATTACTGGAATAAAAAATAATGTAAACCATGTTCTATTTTTACACAATTGCCATGTTTGTGTACGATTACAGTATCCGCATGTTTTTTCAAACATTGGTCCTACTACTTTTTTTGTAACTTTGCCCCATCCGAAGAGGAAAAACAAAATAATCACTCCTTATATACTACAAAAATTATACTGTAACAATTATAGCATATTATGGTATATTACGACATAATTGCACGAACACTTTTCTTTTTCCATAGGTACAGATAATGTAATAGAGGCATAAATTTGAAGTATCGTCAATCCACTTAGGAATAGTTAAAAATATGAGAGAAAAAGAAGGGAAGTGCTCAAGAAATCCTATCCTGTGACTCTTAGGACTCATTA
This window encodes:
- a CDS encoding zinc ribbon domain-containing protein; translation: MFFLFGWGKVTKKVVGPMFEKTCGYCNRTQTWQLCKNRTWFTLFFIPVIPYNTRYSISCPNCGSYIEISDEQFNSMKADLDPTGKTSNADVIDNIKYAGKNAVQINYLKQMEEFNNKK